One genomic window of Syngnathus acus chromosome 11, fSynAcu1.2, whole genome shotgun sequence includes the following:
- the kcng2 gene encoding potassium voltage-gated channel subfamily G member 2, with translation MYQEVAFLAGSADRQFTTFHFKRVQNPQEVSAKKGVFYKRAQRLAKPQARQTDADDAVAIINVGGIKYRIPWSTLDEFPLTRLGKLRGCSNEAEIMDVCDDYDGSRNEFFFDRSPSAFRTIVTFLAAGKLRLLREMCALSFQEELLYWGVEENKLDWCCLRKLRLRQEEYKEMRRLEEEENEPVAPPPSEESCQSAVDPDDAPEGGCMRRLRDMVENPHSGIPGKIFACLSVLFVAITAVTLCVSTMPDLREEEERGECSQRCFNIFVLETVCVAWFSLEFVLRFIQTQSKCMFLRTPLNVIDVVALLPYYTTLIVDSLSVGGKPAGSGNNYLEKVGLVLRVLRALRIFYVMRLARHSLGLQTLGLTVRRCAREFGLLLLFLCVAIALFSPLVFLAESEFGAKQEFTSIPGSYWWAVISMTTVGYGDMVPRSIPGQVVALSSILSGILLMAFPVTSIFHTFSRSYVELKEEQNRALRQKPDSQDSTKSQNSEDSQETDSYRGPSEAAISAVQRRKSMALQREQACT, from the exons ATGTACCAGGAGGTGGCTTTCCTGGCCGGCAGCGCCGATCGCCAGTTCACCACTTTCCACTTCAAGCGGGTGCAGAACCCGCAGGAGGTGTCCGCCAAGAAGGGTGTCTTCTACAAGCGGGCCCAACGCCTGGCCAAGCCGCAAGCCCGCCAGACGGACGCCGATGACGCGGTGGCCATCATCAACGTGGGCGGCATCAAGTATCGCATCCCCTGGTCCACCTTGGATGAGTTTCCCTTGACCAGGCTGGGGAAGCTTCGGGGTTGCAGCAACGAAGCCGAGATCATGGACGTGTGCGACGACTACGACGGAAGCCGCAACGAGTTCTTCTTCGACCGCAGCCCGTCGGCCTTCCGCACCATCGTCACCTTCCTGGCGGCGGGCAAGCTGCGGCTGCTCAGGGAGATGTGCGCCCTGTCCTTCCAGGAGGAACTGCTCTACTGGGGCGTGGAGGAGAACAAACTGGACTGGTGCTGCCTGAGGAAGCTGCGGCTTCGCCAGGAGGAGTACAAGGAGATGCGGAGgcttgaggaagaggagaacgAGCCGGTGGCGCCGCCGCCCAGCGAGGAGAGCTGCCAGTCGGCCGTCGACCCGGACGACGCGCCTGAGGGCGGCTGCATGCGCAGGCTGAGGGACATGGTGGAGAACCCCCACTCGGGAATCCCGGGCAAGATCTTCGCCTGCCTGTCCGTCTTGTTTGTCGCCATCACCGCCGTCACGCTCTGCGTCAGCACCATGCCGGACctcagggaggaggaggaaagg GGGGAGTGCTCCCAGAGGTGCTTCAACATCTTCGTCCTGGAGACGGTGTGCGTGGCGTGGTTCTCCCTGGAGTTCGTGCTGCGCTTCATCCAGACCCAGAGCAAGTGCATGTTCCTGCGCACGCCGCTCAACGTCATCGACGTGGTGGCGCTGTTGCCCTACTACACCACGCTCATCGTCGACTCGCTGTCGGTGGGCGGCAAGCCGGCGGGCTCTGGGAACAACTACCTGGAGAAGGTGGGCCTGGTCCTGCGTGTCCTGCGGGCGCTGCGGATCTTCTACGTCATGAGGCTGGCCCGTCATTCGCTGGGCCTGCAGACGTTGGGCCTGACGGTGAGGAGGTGCGCGCGGGAGTTCGGCTTGCTGCTGCTCTTCCTGTGCGTGGCCATAGCGCTCTTCTCCCCGCTGGTGTTCCTCGCCGAAAGCGAGTTCGGCGCCAAGCAGGAGTTCACCAGCATCCCTGGAAGCTACTGGTGGGCGGTCATCTCTATGACCACGGTGGGCTACGGAGACATGGTGCCCAGGAGCATCCCCGGCCAGGTGGTGGCGCTCAGTAGCATCCTGAGCGGCATCCTGCTCATGGCTTTCCCCGTCACGTCCATCTTTCACACCTTCTCCAGGTCCTACGTGGAACTGAAGGAGGAGCAGAACCGAGCGCTGAGGCAGAAGCCGGACTCGCAAGACAGCACCAAGTCGCAGAACAGCGAGGACTCCCAAGAGACGGACAGCTACCGCGGCCCCAGCGAGGCCGCCATCTCAGCCGTACAAAGAAGGAAGTCCATGGCTCTGCAAAGGGAGCAGGCCTGCACTTAA